Genomic segment of Acidobacteriota bacterium:
TCGTTCCGCCCGCCTCCACCGCATCGGCGTCGAAATCGAGCGCCGAGACCCGGGCCCCGACGTCGACGTGCTCGTTGAGGACGAACCAGCCCGCCAACTCGGCCGCCGCGTTGGCGGAGAGCGCTCCGCCTGGATCGCCCCCGGCCTGGAGCCCGGCGGAAACGGCCCAACGGCCCTCCTGGGCCACGGCGGGGACAGAAAGGGCGGCGAGGGCCAACAGTGGCAGCGTCCATCGCGATCGTTTCATGGGGATCCTCTTCCGTGCGGGTCGGGCCGCCTTTGTATATCTCCGCGGCCCCCGAAGCAACGGGCGGCGCGCTCCGGGCTCGCCTTCGAGGCGCCGCCCGCTGACAGCACGGGAGTTGCGCCCGGCGCCGGCGCCTCGGGGTGCGGGCCGTCCGCCGGCGCCGCGCGGGCCTCCCGGCCGGAGCCCGCCATCGTTCGGGGCGGTCTCAGCCGCCCGCCTCCTCCAGGGCGGCGGCCGCCTCCTCCCAGCTCGCGTAGGCTGCGGCGAGCTTCCGGTCGATCTCCGCCCGCTCCCGCGCCAGCCGGCGCATCGCCTCGCCGTCGCGATGGGTTGCCGGATCGGCCAGCGCCCCGTCGAGTTCGCTCTTCCGCCGCTCGAGCGCCTCGATCTCGCGCTCGAGAGCGGCGGCGCGCTCGCGAAGCGGCCGCAGCTCCCGGCTCCGGCGCGCCAGGGCCTCGGCACGCGCCCGCCTCCCCGCCCGGGAGCGCGGGTGCGCACTCGGCGCCTCCGCTCCTCCCGATACCCGCCGTTCCGCCCTCCAGGCGAGCCACCGTGACCAGCCGCCGTCGAGACGGACGACCCGCCCGTTCTCGACCGCGAGCGTTTCGCGGGTCGTGCGCTCGAGGAAAGCGCGGTCGTGGCTGACGACGAGGAGCGCCCCCCGCCATCCGGCCAGCGAGGCCTCCAGCGCCTCCCGGAGAGGAAGGTCGAGGTGGTTCGTGGGCTCGTCGAGCAGGAGCAGGTGCGCGGGACGCAGCATCAGCCGCGCGAGACCGAGCCGCGCCCGCTCCCCGCCCGAAAGGGAGCCGATCCGGCGGGCCGCCTGCTCCGGGCCGAGACCCAGCCGGGCGAGAACCGCCCGCACGTGCTCCTCGCTTCTTTCCGGAGCGGACTCCCGCGCCCACTCGAGGGCGGACCGGGAGGGGTCCATCGCCTCCAGTTGGTGCTGCGCGAACCGGGCGGCCAACAGCCCGCGGCCGGCGATCCGCCGGCCTCGATCGGGCGGCAGCTCTCCGGCGACGATCCGCAGGAGCGTGGTCTTGCCGGCGCCGTTCGGGCCGAGCACGGCGAAGCGGTCCCCGGGGCGGATGACGAGGGCGACATCCTCGAGCACCCGCCGGTCGCCGAAGCGCTTGCCGATGCCGTCGAGTTCGACGAGGGGATCCGGCCCGTCAGGGGGCTCCGGCCAGGCGAGCCGCACCGCCGCGTCCTTTTCGACCTCGATGCGGGCGATTTCTTCTCGCACGCGGGCGAGCTTCCTCTCGCGATCCCGCGCCTGGGAGGCCTTGGAGGCCTTCGCCCCGAAGCGTTCGGCGAAGCGCGACAGCCGCGCCGCCTCCTCCCTCAGCCTCCGGAGCCGCCGCCCCGCCTCCCGTCGCTCCGCTTCGCGCTGCCTGGCCCATTCGCTGAAACGGCCGCGCGCGATCCGAAGCCGCCCGCAGGCGAGGTCAGCGGTGCGGTCGGTCACGCGGTCGAGGAAGACACGGTCGTGGCTGACGATCACCAGGGCGGCCGGCGTGCCGGAGAGGTGCCGCTCGAGCCATGCGAGCGCCTCGAGATCCAGATGGTTGGTGGGCTCGTCGAGGAGCAGCACGTCGGCTCCGGCGAGAAGCAGCCTCGCGAGGAGCGCCCTCATCCGCCATCCGCCGGAAAAGCTGCGGATGGGCCGGCCGAGGTCGTCCGGCGCGAAACCGAGGCCGCCGAGGACCGCCCGGGCACGAGCCTCGATCGCGTCGCCGCCGTACCACTCGAACAGCGCCCGGCGCTCCCCGTAGCGACGCGTCAGCGCCTCCTGTTCCGGGCCGGACGCGTCGGCGATCCGGGCCTCGAGTTCCGCCAGCTCGCGTGCCATCTCCTTCAGCTCGGCCGCCCCGGCGAGGGCGGCCTCGATCAGCGGCGCGTCGGGCGGCAGCTCGGCTTCGACCTCCTGGGGCAGGTAGGCGACGCGAAGCCCTCTTCGCCGGTGGACGCGGCCGCTGTCCGGTTCGAGCTGCCCGCAGAGGATCCGGAGCAGGCTCGATTTTCCGGAACCGTTGGGGCCGATCAGCCCGTACCGGTCGCCGGGATGAATCGTCCAGTGCACGCCCTCGAAAAGCGTCCGTCCGGGGACCGTCCGGGAGACGTTCTCGAGCCGGATCATCGGGGCCCGCGCCGGCGGCTCAGGAGGCGGCGGCGGGTGCCGCGGCGGCGGGTGCCCCACCGCGCATCCGCAGGAGCGTGGCTCCCATTCCCGTGACGGTGACGGCGAACCAACCCAGAGTCCCCAGGTAGGGAACCAGCTCGACCAGGAACATCACCACCACGCCCGCGAGCAGCGCGAGGAGCGGGTGGGCGGGACGGCGCATCACCGGGCGGAGCAGCGCTCGGCCGACGATCATCTTGCCGAGGATACCGCCCGCATAGACGAGCACTCCCAGCGCCGACCAGACCGCCAGCGCGAGCGGGAGCAGCACGAAGCAGAACACTCCGAGAACGAGCATGACGAACAGGGCCACGAGTCCGACCCCGAAGGAGACCGCCGTTCCGTTCATGTCGGCGGCCTGGTCCAGCACCCCCTCGACGAAGGTCGCGAAGAACAGCCACATCAGGGCGCCGGCGATCAATGCGACGGCCGCGAAGTAGACGGCCAGGGCCGCCCGGAAGAGCCTCCAGGCGCGGCGGAGTCCCTCGGCGATCCGCCTTCCGATCCGCTCCGCCTCCAGCTCCTCCCCACCGAGCTCGATCCTCGAGACCTCCCCGGAGACGACGCCGGGAGGGATCTCCACCCGGCTCCTGGTGTGGTATCGCAGATCCCCGTCGAGCCGGGCGTCCGGGTCGATCTCGAGCTCGTCGCAGCGCACGCGCACGTCGCCGTGGATCGGCCCGGAGATCCGAACGTGGCCGCCCGCGAGGTCGGCGGGTCCGTTGACGGTGCCCCGTATCGCGATGTCGGCGGCCCGCGCGAGGAAGGTCCCGTTGACCTGCGCGGCCGGCCGCACCCGCGCCTCGCCCCCGAACGCGAGAACATCCCCCGCGACCTCCCCCTCCAGCTCGATCCGGCCGCCGAACGCGCGCACGTCGCCACCGACCTGCCCCGTGACGCGGAGCGTCCCGCTGAACGAGGCGAGGTCCTCGCGAATCGCTCCCCCCACCACCACCGTACCGGCCGAGACGAGGAGATCGCCGTCGATCGTTCCGTCGATCGCCACGGTTCCGGCCGCCGCGTACAGATCGCCGTCGATCCTCTTCCCCCGGGAAACCGCCACGACGTCTCCGGCCGCCGCGTGGACTCCGCCCGTTCGGGCCGAGGATCCGTCGCCGACATCGAGCACCGCGTCGGCCACCGGAACGGTCCCCGCGGCCAGGGCGGGCAGCGCCAGCAGAATCGGAAGCATCCTCGAGATCCCCCGCGCCGGCGGCGCGGCGCCGCCGGCTGTCCTCTCCTCGACGATGGCACCCCGAGCGGCGCCGCCGCCGCCGGTGCGCGGCCAACGGTGCCGGACAGCGGCCCGAACGGTCGCCAGTCGGCCGCGGCCGGCGCCGGTCAAAAACCGATCTCCTTGCGCAGGGCCCTGGCCCTCCTCCGGGAAAGGGGCACCTTCGTTCGCCGCCCGTCGGCCAGTTCGAGCACGAAGTTCCCCGACTCCGCCGGCTGCACCGCGCCGATGAAGGCGAGGTTGACGAGCGCGGACCGGTGGGTGCGGCGGAAGCCGTGCGGCGCCAGCTCCGCTTCGAGCGCCTGGAGCGTCTTGGGAACGAGATAGGACTGCCCGTCCTTCCAGGCGAACACGAGCGTATGGTCGGCGGAGACGTGGGAGACCTCGGCGGGATCGAGGAGGATCACGCGGCCTCGCCGCCGTGCGAGGATCCGCGCGGGCATCCCGCCCCGACGGGCCGCGAGTTCGACCGGAGCGGTGGCGACGCCTCCGCGGGAGAGTCTCCGCCGCAACCGGTCCAACGCTCGCCCGAGTCGCTCGGCCGTCACCGGCTTCACGAGGTAATCGACGGCGTCCTCCTCGAAGGCCCGCACCGCCTGGTCGTCGTAGGCGGTGACGAAGATCACCGGCGGCACCTCACCGAGCCGGCGGATGACCTCGAAACCGTCCCCGCCGGGGATCCGGATGTCGAGGAAGACCACGTCCGGATCGTGGCGCTCGATCTTGGCGACGGCATCGCGGACGGTGTCCGCCTCGGCCACCGTTTCGACGACGCCGCTTTCCTCGAGGAGCCGCCGGAGGCGGCGCCGCGCCGGCGGTTCGTCCTCGACGATCACCGCCCTCAGCCTCATGCCTCCTCCTCGCCGCGCCCGGCACGTGGCTCGAGCGTGACGCGGGCCAGGGTTCCCCGGCCGCCCGGCGCCGGGAGGAGTTCGACCCGTCCCGCGCCGGCCGCAGCCAGGCGCGCCGCGATGTTGCCCAGGGCGTGCCCCGCCGGCAGCGCACCCCCGGAGAGCGACCCCGGTCCCGGCCCCCGATCCTCCACCTCGAGGACCAGCCCGCCGCGCTCGCTCCGGCGGGCGCGAATCACCACCCGGCCCTCGCCGGTTTCCGCGTCGCGCCCGTGGAGCACAGCATTCTCCACGAGCGGCTGCAGGATCAACGGGGGGACCGGTTCGTTCGCCAGACCGGGCTCGACCTCGAGCCGCGTGGCGAGGCGGTCGCCGAACCGCGCTTTCTCGATCTCGAGGAAATCGTCGATGAAGCGGAGCTCCTCCCCCAGCGGTACCTCCCGCTCCCCTCCGCGGCGGAAGGCGTAGCGGAACAGGTCGGCGAAACGCTCGAGGAGCACCTCGGCGCGGGAAGGATCCTCGCTGACGAACGCGGCAGCGGTGTTGAGCGCGTTGAAGAAGAAATGGGGATTGATCCGCGCCTGCAGCGCCTTCAGCTCCGCGCGGGCGGCCCGCTCGCGGGCCTCCGCCTGGGCGAGGCGCTCGCGCGCGAGCAGCTCCTGGGTCCGCGACAGGCGGGCCGCCAGGTTCTCGTACACGAAGACGAGTTCCCCCGCCACGAGAGCCAGTAGGCCGTTGACCGAGGCCACCAGGATCACGGACCGCAGGGCGTGGACGCTGTAGTACGGAAAGAGCCAGAAGCCGAGTCCGGTGGCGGCGAAGGCGCCGCCGGCCAGCGTCAGGAACGTGAGGGCAGCGCGGGCGGGGAAGCTGAAGCCGACCAGGCGCGGCACGATCTCGCGCCCGGTCACCACCGCCAAGACGCCAGCGAGCGTGCCGCTGATGGCGCCGAAGCCCAGGAGGGGAGCATCGAGACGGTTGTCCTCGAGAACCCCGGCGAGCACCCCCACGAGAACTCCGACACCGCCGCCGAGTCCCCCGGCCAGGAGGATCTCCACCGCGACGCGACGGAGCGGCCGCCGCGCCGGATCACCGCGGCTCGGTGTCATCCCGCCTCCTCCAGCCGCCGCACGACGAGCAGGGTCGTGTCGTCGGCCGCCGGCCCGCCTCCGGCGTAGGACTCCAACGCGGCCAGCACCCGCCGCACGGTCGCCTCGGCGGACTCCCCGCCGCAGGCCGACAGGGCCTGCCGGAGCCGTTCGGCCCCGAAGGGCTCGCCGCCGTCCGGGGCGGGAGCCTCGACCACCCCGTCGGTGTACATGACGAGCCGCTCCCCGGAC
This window contains:
- a CDS encoding ABC transporter ATP-binding protein; translated protein: MGHPPPRHPPPPPEPPARAPMIRLENVSRTVPGRTLFEGVHWTIHPGDRYGLIGPNGSGKSSLLRILCGQLEPDSGRVHRRRGLRVAYLPQEVEAELPPDAPLIEAALAGAAELKEMARELAELEARIADASGPEQEALTRRYGERRALFEWYGGDAIEARARAVLGGLGFAPDDLGRPIRSFSGGWRMRALLARLLLAGADVLLLDEPTNHLDLEALAWLERHLSGTPAALVIVSHDRVFLDRVTDRTADLACGRLRIARGRFSEWARQREAERREAGRRLRRLREEAARLSRFAERFGAKASKASQARDRERKLARVREEIARIEVEKDAAVRLAWPEPPDGPDPLVELDGIGKRFGDRRVLEDVALVIRPGDRFAVLGPNGAGKTTLLRIVAGELPPDRGRRIAGRGLLAARFAQHQLEAMDPSRSALEWARESAPERSEEHVRAVLARLGLGPEQAARRIGSLSGGERARLGLARLMLRPAHLLLLDEPTNHLDLPLREALEASLAGWRGALLVVSHDRAFLERTTRETLAVENGRVVRLDGGWSRWLAWRAERRVSGGAEAPSAHPRSRAGRRARAEALARRSRELRPLRERAAALEREIEALERRKSELDGALADPATHRDGEAMRRLARERAEIDRKLAAAYASWEEAAAALEEAGG
- a CDS encoding polymer-forming cytoskeletal protein: MTGAGRGRLATVRAAVRHRWPRTGGGGAARGAIVEERTAGGAAPPARGISRMLPILLALPALAAGTVPVADAVLDVGDGSSARTGGVHAAAGDVVAVSRGKRIDGDLYAAAGTVAIDGTIDGDLLVSAGTVVVGGAIREDLASFSGTLRVTGQVGGDVRAFGGRIELEGEVAGDVLAFGGEARVRPAAQVNGTFLARAADIAIRGTVNGPADLAGGHVRISGPIHGDVRVRCDELEIDPDARLDGDLRYHTRSRVEIPPGVVSGEVSRIELGGEELEAERIGRRIAEGLRRAWRLFRAALAVYFAAVALIAGALMWLFFATFVEGVLDQAADMNGTAVSFGVGLVALFVMLVLGVFCFVLLPLALAVWSALGVLVYAGGILGKMIVGRALLRPVMRRPAHPLLALLAGVVVMFLVELVPYLGTLGWFAVTVTGMGATLLRMRGGAPAAAAPAAAS
- a CDS encoding DNA-binding response regulator encodes the protein MRLRAVIVEDEPPARRRLRRLLEESGVVETVAEADTVRDAVAKIERHDPDVVFLDIRIPGGDGFEVIRRLGEVPPVIFVTAYDDQAVRAFEEDAVDYLVKPVTAERLGRALDRLRRRLSRGGVATAPVELAARRGGMPARILARRRGRVILLDPAEVSHVSADHTLVFAWKDGQSYLVPKTLQALEAELAPHGFRRTHRSALVNLAFIGAVQPAESGNFVLELADGRRTKVPLSRRRARALRKEIGF